The DNA region GCGTGGATTTTGTGGAAGCGGCGCGCCGCACCTTCAGCAATATCGAAGGCGCGAACGTCGTTCTGCTCATGTCCACCGACGAACCGGATAAGATCGTCACGGCGCGCATCGGCAACGCCGGCGGCGTGGTGATCGGGCTGGGCGAGAACGAGAATTTCATCGCCTCGGACATCCCCGCCATTCTGGAGCACACCCGCCGCGTGATCTTCCTCGAGTCGCGCCAGATGGCGGTCATCACGCGCGAAGGCGTGCGCGTCGAAACGCTGGACGGCGAGGAAGTGACGCCCGAGATCCATACCATCGCGTGGGACGCGGTCTCGGCGGAGAAGGGCGAATACCGCCACTTCATGCAGAAGGAGATCCATGAACAGGTGCGCGCGCTGACGGACACCCTGGCGGGGCGCGTCAACTTTCAGGAGGGGCGGATCCGCCTGCCCGAGCTGAATCTCACCCCCGAGCTTGCCAAACGCATCCAGCGCATTTACATCACCGCCTGCGGCACCGCCGCCTATGCGGGCATGGTCGGCAAATACCTGATCGAAAAGATCGCCCGCATCCCCGTGGAAGTGGTGATCGGCTCGGAATTCCGCTACAGCGACCCGATCGTGGATGAGAACACAGTCATCCTCGCCATTTCGCAATCCGGCGAAACAGCGGATACGCTCGCCGCGATGGAGGAGGGACGCCGCAAGGGCGGCATCGTGTGGAGCATCGTCAACGCCATCGGCTCGCAAGCCATGCGCATCGCGGACGGCTATATCGCGATGCAGACCGGACCCGAGATCGGGGTCGCATCCACCAAGGCGTTCACCGCCCCGCTGGTGAACCAGTACATGCTTGCCATCCTGCTGGCGGACCTGCGCGGCGTGATCGACGAAAAGACGCGTTATGAATTGGTCTCCGACCTGCGCCTCGTCCCCGACCTTGCCGGGCGCGTGATGGACACCGAAGCCGAGATCGAGACCGTCGCGCATTCCCTCAAGGACATCCGCGGCTGTCTGTACCTCGGGCGCGGCATCAACATGCCGATCGCCTACGAGGGCGCGTTGAAGCTCAAGGAGATCTCCTACATCCACGCCGAGGGCTACCCCGCCGGTGAGATGAAGCACGGTCCCATCGCATTGATCGACGAGGAAATGCCGGTCATATGTCTTGCGCCGAAAGACCCCTGGCACGAGAAGATGATCTCGCAGATCCAGCAGGCGAAGGCGCGCGGAGGCATTGTGGTGGCGGTCGCCACCGAGGGCGATGAACTGGTCAAGAACATGGCAGACCACGTCCTGTGGGTTCCCGAAACGCCGTGGATGCTCTCCCCCATCGTGACCGTCCTGCCATTGCAAATGCTCGCCTATCACATCGCCGCCATCCGCGGGCTGGACGTGGATCAACCCAGAAATCTCGCGAAGAGCGTAACGGTGGAATAAAGCGTTACACAAAATTCAAGCAACAGCCCCGGCAAATGCCGGGGCTGTTTTCCATACTGATAGAGATTGCTTCGCAATGACGGGCGCTTATTCCATCGCCACAGCCATCACATCGTAATACGTCCCTGCGCCGAAGCCGTCGAACAGGATGTGGTCGCCCAGTTTGATCTCCGGCAGCTGGCGCAGGAAGGCGATCATATTGGACGCCGCGCTGACATTCCCAAAATCGCTCAACAGCCAGGGCATCGGGAATTCGATCCCCAGTTTGGAAAGATGCTTTGCTTTCAAGGCATTGATCTTGTAATTGGCGTGATGCACGATGCCCATCGTAATGGACTTGCCGGACTGCCCGAGCCTGTCCATCAGTTGTTGATAATCGCGGTACACGTCCTCGACCACCTGCACCCCGTTGCGCACGAACAGCTTTACCATGCCCATCAGCCCCGCCATTTCCACCGAGGCGCCGTCCTTGGGCTCGTTCATCAGCCCGGCAACGCGGATGTGGTCGCTGCTTTCCTGTACCACATCCACCATCGAGTTATCCGCCGCCGTCGAGCGCGAATGCGGATAATACATCCGCACCGCCAGCAAACCTTCCGAATCGTAATTCTCGAAGCTCTTGCCGGTCAGGAATTTCATATTACCGCCCGGCACCAGCCCGATCACGCCCATGCCGTTGCCGAACAACTGCAGCGCGTTCTTGTCCTTTGCGCCGCAGGTAAAGCGGCTCAAGCCCTCGATGCCGCCCACCAGCACCTTCTTCCCCCACAGGTGTTCGGCGATATTGAAATTGCCCGGCTTGGCGAGGTTCGGGTTCAACGCCAGGTGCAGCGCGCCCATCGAACCGTCGCATGCCTTGTGCACGCTGACCTTCAACGCGGATTCAGGGATGCCCGCCATGCGCGAGATCTGCGAGACGTAATCGTCCGCCACCGGTCCGCTCATGCCGATCAGCACACCATCCACCTCCGATGCGTCCCAGCCGCACACCTGCAGCGACTTCTTGAGCAGGCGCACGCCCACTTCCAGTTCCAGTTCAAGGTGTTGCTTCGGGTCCAGTTCGGGGATGTGTTGGCGGTAGTCAAAACCCAACTCGGATAGATTCAGCACATCGTCCGTGCTGAGAGGCGTACCCAGACGCTTCTCGACGAACGACGGGAGGTGCGCATTGTCGAAACTTTCGCCCCAGGAACCGTACGCGCCTCCGATCCCCAGCTCGGAGTTGAATACTCCCTCCAAGCCGATCGGCACCCCGCCGCCGACCGGAATCACGTCCTTTTCGACGTTCGGGCGGTCATAGAAAGATGAACTACGCGTATTTTCAGACATGGTAAAACTCCTTTTCAGATAAAACCCCGCGACTGCAAAAAGGGTACAATTGCGCAAAATCATACAAACGGAGAAATACCATGCGCCCAGACTGGGACTCTTATTTCCTGAAGATCGCCTATGCTGTATCGGAACGCAGCACCTGTGAACGCGCCTACGTCGGCTGTGTGCTGGTGCGCGACAAACGCATCCTGACCACCGGTTTCAACGGCTCGCCCGCGGGTCAGGCGCACTGCGATGAAGCCGGTCACTTGATGGTGGACGGTCACTGTGTGCGCACCATCCATGCCGAGACCAACGCCATCATCCAAGCCGCGTTGCATGGCGTTTCCACCAAGGGCGCAACCTGTTACGTCACCCACCTGCCCTGCATCAACTGCACCAAGGCGCTCATCAACGCCGGCATTGCGCGCATCGTGTACAGCGTCTCCTACCGCACTGACGGGAACGCCGTCGCCTTTCTGGAGGCGGCAAACATCGAGGTGATGCAAAAGGAGTACCTCCCCTCCGGGTAGTCAGACTGTGATTCGTTCTATGCGACCTTTTCATAGGACAATATCAACTTCAACATGGATGTTTCGCAGTAAAAGATGCGGTATGTTCCACCTGCTGTAAAATATTCGCTGACATCCTCGCCAAACTTGAATTCCGTCTTCCCGACGCGCACAAAATAGGTTGGACCGACCCTCGAGTGTTCCTCATCCAGTTTCACCGTCCCCTCCGCTTTCTTTAATTCCGCTTCGGAAAGACGGGCGGCGCGGCGGTCGGCAAAAAAGATGCTCAACAAAAAAATACCGATCACAAGAGGCACGACGAGAACAAGGACGATCAAATTCATCGGGTCGGACAACAACGCCGTCCGCGCGCTTTCATTGGAAAAACTCATTCCCAAGATCAGGCACAGCCCAATGAACGGGAAGATGATCGCGAACTTCGCTGTTCCCCGCTGGGAGCGGCTGATGCCCTTCGCAAACCCTTTCACCCATTCCTTCTGGCGCGGCGTGATAAAACCATTGCGGTTCGACTTCAGATCATCTTCTGTAAATTCGTAAAATGTCAGCATAACTTATCCGATCTCGAACAGGAATGGGCACATGCCGGGTTTGAGACCGCTGCGGCGCACAGGCTGAACCGTCCGCGCCATGGCAGTCTTGAGCATCGCTTCGTCCATTGTACAGAGTTCGGGATGGTTCTCAATCACCTTTGAGTACGGGCAGCGTCCGAAGATGATGCGCGGACCCTCCGCGCCCGCCTCCCAACGCGCCTGATAGTGCATTTCGTTCAGCCGCTCGATGAGCAGGTTCAAGCGTTTTGCGATCGGTTGGCTGGCAAATTCGCTCAATCCATGCGTCTCGGCAATACGCTTCCCGATCCGCTCCGCATCCATGCCCTCATCCAGCAGCACATCCGCCAGAACGGACAGGTTATCTCCCAGCGCAGACTGCGCCAGCGAATATAATTTTTCCGGTCTGCCGCGCCCATCAAGCGGGCGGGACTCGGTCATTTCGATACGCCCGTCCGCGCACAGGATGGAGAGGTGATGCCGTACGTTCGGCGCGGACATCTTCAATGCGCGCGCGATCTCCCGCGCCGAAACGGAGCGGGTCTTCTTGAGATGGTTGAGAACTTTTTGGCGGGAGGTCATTTCAAAGTTTGGAGTCAGGGAGCTTGCTCCCGAAAGTACGTCGCGCGGTAATGGAGGCAGGAACCTGCCCGGGGAAACAGAACCAGCCCAAGGTTAAGCCGGAGGCGGGCTTGTCATCCAACAGCCATGATTATACTCACTTCTTGATTTTTGCAAACATATTTTTGCATAAGTAAATTGACTTTTCGCACCCACATGCTATAATCCGGTCTTGTGACGACTCTCACATGGGAAAATACCTATGCCATCGCGATGGAACTCCGCCGCAAATATACGGATGTGAACATCGAAGAGGTAAGTCTGCAACAGATCTACAAATGGACGCTTGAACTTTCGGAATTCGAGGATGATCCCGCGA from Anaerolineales bacterium includes:
- the glmS gene encoding glutamine--fructose-6-phosphate transaminase (isomerizing) produces the protein MCGIVGYVGARDATPIILNGLKRLEYRGYDSAGVAVIKGSQIEVRRDAGKLSQLIDLVNKSPLTGAPGIGHTRWATHGAPSARNAHPHVGSSGSMVVVHNGIVENFLELKDDLTSEGVTFNSETDTETIVHLAEHHHASGVDFVEAARRTFSNIEGANVVLLMSTDEPDKIVTARIGNAGGVVIGLGENENFIASDIPAILEHTRRVIFLESRQMAVITREGVRVETLDGEEVTPEIHTIAWDAVSAEKGEYRHFMQKEIHEQVRALTDTLAGRVNFQEGRIRLPELNLTPELAKRIQRIYITACGTAAYAGMVGKYLIEKIARIPVEVVIGSEFRYSDPIVDENTVILAISQSGETADTLAAMEEGRRKGGIVWSIVNAIGSQAMRIADGYIAMQTGPEIGVASTKAFTAPLVNQYMLAILLADLRGVIDEKTRYELVSDLRLVPDLAGRVMDTEAEIETVAHSLKDIRGCLYLGRGINMPIAYEGALKLKEISYIHAEGYPAGEMKHGPIALIDEEMPVICLAPKDPWHEKMISQIQQAKARGGIVVAVATEGDELVKNMADHVLWVPETPWMLSPIVTVLPLQMLAYHIAAIRGLDVDQPRNLAKSVTVE
- a CDS encoding 3-oxoacyl-[acyl-carrier-protein] synthase III C-terminal domain-containing protein yields the protein MSENTRSSSFYDRPNVEKDVIPVGGGVPIGLEGVFNSELGIGGAYGSWGESFDNAHLPSFVEKRLGTPLSTDDVLNLSELGFDYRQHIPELDPKQHLELELEVGVRLLKKSLQVCGWDASEVDGVLIGMSGPVADDYVSQISRMAGIPESALKVSVHKACDGSMGALHLALNPNLAKPGNFNIAEHLWGKKVLVGGIEGLSRFTCGAKDKNALQLFGNGMGVIGLVPGGNMKFLTGKSFENYDSEGLLAVRMYYPHSRSTAADNSMVDVVQESSDHIRVAGLMNEPKDGASVEMAGLMGMVKLFVRNGVQVVEDVYRDYQQLMDRLGQSGKSITMGIVHHANYKINALKAKHLSKLGIEFPMPWLLSDFGNVSAASNMIAFLRQLPEIKLGDHILFDGFGAGTYYDVMAVAME
- a CDS encoding cytidine/deoxycytidylate deaminase family protein; the encoded protein is MRPDWDSYFLKIAYAVSERSTCERAYVGCVLVRDKRILTTGFNGSPAGQAHCDEAGHLMVDGHCVRTIHAETNAIIQAALHGVSTKGATCYVTHLPCINCTKALINAGIARIVYSVSYRTDGNAVAFLEAANIEVMQKEYLPSG
- a CDS encoding winged helix-turn-helix transcriptional regulator, which codes for MTSRQKVLNHLKKTRSVSAREIARALKMSAPNVRHHLSILCADGRIEMTESRPLDGRGRPEKLYSLAQSALGDNLSVLADVLLDEGMDAERIGKRIAETHGLSEFASQPIAKRLNLLIERLNEMHYQARWEAGAEGPRIIFGRCPYSKVIENHPELCTMDEAMLKTAMARTVQPVRRSGLKPGMCPFLFEIG
- the iscX gene encoding Fe-S cluster assembly protein IscX, with amino-acid sequence MTTLTWENTYAIAMELRRKYTDVNIEEVSLQQIYKWTLELSEFEDDPAIVNDDILYSIYQDWFEENIHGK